A part of Brachybacterium faecium DSM 4810 genomic DNA contains:
- a CDS encoding transposase family protein (PFAM: Transposase) encodes MHENTGSQRDAASTIFNLPDYRVIDAIDLPDGGRRVVIESIEPPGCPSCGVLATKVHSRRSQKVRDVPVAGAMAVVWAKRRWFCLEPACARRTFWEATDQVPHRARSTTRLRDQVVSAVITSGRAASEVARAHGVSWWLVQAALAAAAVVLPTAEDVSVTRLGIDEHRYRSVRWFRTDDGAWRRFEPWMTTLVDLSTGQVLGIVDGRDSTAIGDWLAQRSELWRERIEIVAIDPSAAFRKALRTYLPRVAVSVDKFHLVKLGNDMVTTVRQRLARAHRGRRGRKDDPAWAHRMLLLRGADTLTPKAWDRLETVFRTDDPTDELSAAWGIKEQLRRLLATDTLAQAWDERMRMGYFAQLANMPEATKLYDTVVTWWDAIEVLIVTGATTARVEAANTGIKNIKRTGRGFRNAENYRTRILLASAARTVA; translated from the coding sequence GTGCATGAGAATACGGGTTCGCAGCGAGATGCTGCGAGCACGATCTTCAACCTGCCCGACTACCGCGTCATCGACGCGATCGACCTGCCCGATGGAGGCCGGCGGGTGGTGATCGAATCCATCGAGCCGCCGGGCTGTCCGTCGTGCGGGGTGCTCGCGACCAAGGTCCACTCCCGCCGATCCCAGAAGGTGCGAGACGTCCCCGTGGCCGGGGCGATGGCGGTGGTGTGGGCCAAGCGACGCTGGTTCTGCCTCGAGCCGGCCTGCGCCCGGCGCACGTTCTGGGAAGCGACCGACCAGGTCCCGCACCGCGCGCGCTCGACGACCCGGCTGCGGGATCAGGTCGTCTCCGCGGTGATCACCTCTGGCCGGGCAGCCTCGGAAGTCGCCCGGGCCCATGGCGTCTCGTGGTGGCTGGTCCAAGCCGCGCTGGCGGCTGCCGCCGTGGTCCTGCCCACCGCCGAGGACGTGTCAGTGACGCGCCTGGGCATCGATGAGCACCGCTACCGGTCGGTGCGCTGGTTCCGCACCGACGACGGTGCCTGGAGACGGTTCGAGCCCTGGATGACGACCCTGGTCGACCTCTCCACCGGGCAGGTCCTCGGTATCGTCGACGGCCGGGACTCCACCGCCATCGGCGACTGGCTCGCCCAGCGCTCCGAGCTCTGGCGGGAGCGGATCGAGATCGTCGCCATCGATCCCTCGGCCGCGTTCCGCAAAGCACTGCGGACCTACCTGCCCCGCGTTGCGGTCTCGGTCGACAAGTTCCACCTCGTCAAGCTCGGAAACGACATGGTCACCACCGTCCGTCAGCGTCTCGCCCGCGCTCATCGTGGTCGTCGGGGCCGGAAGGACGACCCGGCCTGGGCCCACCGGATGCTGCTGCTGCGCGGAGCTGACACCCTCACCCCGAAAGCGTGGGACCGCCTGGAGACGGTGTTCCGCACCGATGACCCCACCGACGAGCTCTCTGCCGCCTGGGGCATCAAGGAGCAGCTCCGCCGCTTGCTGGCCACCGACACCCTCGCCCAGGCCTGGGACGAACGGATGCGGATGGGCTACTTCGCCCAGCTCGCGAACATGCCCGAGGCGACCAAGCTCTACGACACCGTCGTGACCTGGTGGGACGCGATCGAGGTCCTCATCGTCACCGGCGCGACCACCGCCCGAGTCGAGGCAGCGAACACCGGCATCAAGAACATCAAACGCACCGGTCGCGGCTTCCGTAACGCGGAGAACTACCGGACCCGTATCCTGTTAGCCAGCGCCGCGAGAACCGTAGCGTGA